One genomic window of Bartonella sp. JB63 includes the following:
- the polA gene encoding DNA polymerase I has translation MKAKDHLFLVDGSGYIFRAYHALPPLKRKKDGLPVGAVAGFCNMLWKLLCDARNTAIGVVPTHVAIIFDYSSNTFRKQIYPQYKANRAAPPEDLIPQFELIRQATKAFNLPCIEKEGFEADDLIATYAQLATQVGAKTTIISSDKDLMQLVNTHVSLYDGMKDKHIGISDVIEKWGVMPEKMVDLQALTGDPTDNVPGVPGIGPKIAAQLLDQFGSLDLLLQRVTEIKQIKRRENIQAYSEQAKISRELVKLKTDVPIDKSLDHLFLEPQNGPRLIAFLKAMEFTALTRRVAKETSCDAAVIDALDININWEETTCEADLGIKNNKALFHDFFENSPQILARKRKNQARTQKITRDSYKTILDEEILKEWLLAAEEQGYFAFDTETTSLDPMQAKLVGFSLALQPGKAAYIPLEHVAGGNDLLGGGRIVSQIETQKALALLKPVLENQAILKIGQNIKYDWLVMKQHDIVMRSFDDTMLLSYALEAGISTHGIDVLSERWLGHRPISYKDLTYNGKKIVSFAQVDLKQATLYAAEDADITLRLWKVLKQELVAQRMTKIYERLDRPLIEILARMEKRGILVDRQILSRLSRELAQAALNLEEEIYQLVGEKFNIASPKQLGNILFGKMGLPGGTKTKNGQWSTSAQTLEELAAEGYILPRKIVDWRQLAKLKSTYTDALPSYILPKTGRVHTNYSLATTSTGRLSSSEPNLQNIPIRTAEGRKIRSAFIASEGHVLLSADYSQIELRILAHVADIAALKEAFSQDQDIHAMTASQMFGVAVERMPSDIRRRAKAINFGIIYGISSFGLANQLGISRKEASNYIQLYFERFTGIKDYMEKTKMFARHHGYVETIFGRRIHFPEIKIANPQIRAFNERAAINAPIQGSAADIIRRAMIQMESALEKEKLSAKMLLQVHDELIFEVPKSESTRTAILVKKVMENATMPALSLSVPLEVKVVVAQNWDEAH, from the coding sequence ATGAAAGCAAAAGACCACCTTTTTTTAGTTGATGGATCAGGTTATATCTTTCGCGCTTATCATGCTCTACCACCTTTAAAGCGTAAAAAAGACGGACTTCCTGTAGGAGCTGTCGCTGGTTTTTGTAATATGTTATGGAAATTACTTTGTGATGCTCGTAATACAGCTATTGGTGTTGTTCCAACCCATGTTGCTATTATTTTTGATTATTCATCTAATACATTTCGTAAACAAATTTATCCTCAATATAAAGCTAATCGAGCAGCACCTCCAGAAGATCTCATTCCTCAGTTTGAGCTAATACGACAAGCAACAAAAGCTTTTAATTTACCTTGTATCGAAAAAGAAGGATTTGAAGCAGATGATTTAATCGCTACCTATGCTCAATTAGCAACACAAGTTGGAGCAAAAACAACTATTATTTCTTCTGATAAAGATTTGATGCAATTAGTAAACACACATGTATCTTTATATGATGGCATGAAAGATAAACATATAGGTATTTCTGATGTCATAGAAAAATGGGGTGTAATGCCTGAAAAAATGGTTGATTTGCAAGCTTTAACTGGAGATCCAACAGATAATGTACCAGGCGTTCCTGGTATTGGCCCAAAAATTGCGGCACAATTATTAGATCAATTTGGTTCTCTTGACCTTTTATTGCAACGTGTGACAGAAATTAAGCAAATAAAACGACGTGAAAATATTCAAGCTTATAGTGAGCAAGCAAAAATTTCTCGTGAACTAGTTAAACTTAAGACGGATGTCCCTATAGATAAAAGCTTAGATCATCTTTTTTTAGAACCACAAAACGGTCCACGTTTAATTGCTTTTTTGAAAGCTATGGAGTTTACAGCACTAACACGTCGTGTAGCAAAAGAGACATCTTGTGATGCAGCAGTTATTGATGCATTGGATATAAATATTAATTGGGAGGAAACTACGTGTGAGGCTGATTTGGGTATCAAAAATAATAAAGCCTTATTTCATGATTTTTTTGAAAATTCTCCTCAGATTTTAGCGCGAAAACGCAAGAATCAAGCCCGTACTCAAAAAATTACAAGAGATTCCTATAAGACTATTCTTGATGAAGAAATTCTAAAAGAGTGGTTGTTAGCAGCAGAAGAGCAAGGTTACTTTGCTTTTGATACTGAAACAACCTCTCTTGATCCTATGCAAGCAAAGCTTGTTGGTTTTTCATTGGCGTTACAGCCTGGAAAAGCGGCTTATATCCCACTTGAACATGTTGCAGGAGGAAATGATCTTTTGGGAGGTGGGCGCATTGTTTCACAAATTGAGACACAAAAAGCTTTAGCACTTTTGAAACCGGTATTAGAAAATCAAGCAATATTAAAAATTGGTCAAAATATAAAATATGATTGGTTAGTGATGAAGCAACACGATATTGTAATGCGTTCTTTTGATGATACGATGCTTTTATCTTATGCTTTAGAAGCTGGAATTTCAACCCATGGTATAGATGTTTTATCTGAACGTTGGCTTGGGCATAGGCCAATTAGTTATAAGGATTTGACTTATAATGGAAAAAAGATAGTCTCTTTTGCACAGGTGGATTTGAAACAGGCGACTCTATATGCAGCTGAAGACGCTGATATAACACTTCGTTTATGGAAAGTGTTAAAACAAGAACTTGTAGCACAAAGAATGACGAAAATTTATGAACGTCTTGATCGCCCATTGATAGAGATTCTCGCAAGAATGGAAAAACGCGGAATTCTTGTCGATCGCCAGATTTTATCACGTCTTTCAAGAGAGTTAGCACAGGCTGCTTTAAATCTGGAAGAGGAAATTTATCAGCTTGTTGGTGAAAAATTTAATATTGCTTCACCAAAACAATTGGGAAATATACTTTTTGGTAAAATGGGTTTGCCTGGTGGTACTAAAACTAAAAATGGCCAATGGTCAACATCGGCACAAACTTTGGAAGAGTTAGCTGCTGAAGGCTATATTTTACCAAGAAAAATTGTTGATTGGCGTCAACTTGCAAAACTAAAATCTACCTATACAGATGCTTTACCTTCCTATATTTTGCCTAAAACAGGTCGTGTTCACACAAATTATTCTCTAGCAACAACATCGACAGGGCGATTATCGTCATCAGAACCTAATCTGCAGAATATTCCGATACGAACTGCTGAGGGACGAAAAATCCGATCAGCTTTTATTGCTTCAGAAGGACATGTATTGTTATCTGCTGATTATAGCCAGATTGAATTACGTATTCTTGCGCATGTTGCTGATATAGCAGCATTAAAAGAAGCTTTTTCCCAAGATCAGGATATCCACGCTATGACTGCCTCCCAAATGTTTGGAGTTGCGGTTGAAAGAATGCCTTCAGATATACGTAGACGTGCGAAAGCCATTAATTTTGGTATTATTTATGGTATTTCGTCTTTTGGATTAGCAAATCAATTAGGAATTTCCCGAAAGGAAGCTAGCAATTATATTCAGCTCTATTTTGAAAGATTTACAGGAATTAAAGATTATATGGAAAAAACAAAAATGTTTGCGCGTCATCATGGTTATGTGGAGACCATTTTTGGTCGTCGGATACACTTCCCTGAAATAAAAATAGCTAATCCACAAATTCGTGCCTTTAATGAACGAGCTGCTATCAATGCACCAATACAGGGGTCTGCAGCAGATATTATTCGTCGTGCTATGATTCAAATGGAAAGTGCTTTAGAAAAAGAAAAATTGTCCGCTAAAATGTTATTGCAAGTACATGATGAACTTATCTTCGAAGTACCCAAATCCGAAAGTACAAGAACTGCGATTCTTGTTAAAAAAGTTATGGAAAATGCTACAATGCCCGCATTATCTTTATCTGTACCGCTTGAAGTGAAAGTTGTAGTAGCTCAAAATTGGGATGAAGCACATTAG
- a CDS encoding endonuclease/exonuclease/phosphatase family protein: MIKQYKITKKLKFLWPLISIKKKFHNSLLKTAHNCSGYQKNVTYHNDNYDLTIASYNVHKCVGVDKIFNPARIVHVISELQTDILALQEADKRFGERTGLIDLQLLKAETGLIPVPLNTMSPNGHGWHGNALFLRQGRIHNISQITLPGFEPRGAIIVELKMKSGFIRVIAAHFGLLRHSRNQQVKMLLALLKKYSVMPTLLIGDLNEWRKGKGSSLNFFSPYFDITLDGVSSFPSRFPFLALDRIFAFPHQLVINVESHYSPLARIASDHLPIKAYLNLAKAMAILKHKMNEKN; the protein is encoded by the coding sequence ATGATTAAACAATACAAAATAACAAAGAAACTAAAATTCCTTTGGCCTCTTATATCGATCAAGAAAAAATTTCACAATTCTTTATTAAAGACTGCTCATAACTGCTCTGGTTACCAGAAAAATGTAACCTATCATAATGATAACTATGACCTTACTATAGCCTCTTATAATGTCCACAAATGTGTTGGTGTTGATAAAATTTTTAATCCTGCTCGTATTGTGCATGTTATTTCTGAATTACAAACTGATATTCTCGCTCTTCAAGAAGCCGATAAGCGTTTTGGTGAGCGGACTGGTTTGATTGATCTTCAGCTCTTAAAAGCTGAAACAGGGTTAATTCCAGTGCCTCTAAATACCATGTCTCCGAATGGCCATGGTTGGCATGGCAATGCTCTTTTTTTGCGCCAAGGACGTATACATAATATCTCACAAATCACTTTACCTGGTTTTGAACCACGTGGTGCTATAATTGTAGAATTAAAAATGAAGTCAGGTTTTATTCGTGTTATAGCTGCTCACTTTGGTTTGTTACGCCATTCTCGTAATCAGCAAGTCAAAATGCTTCTTGCTCTTCTTAAAAAATATTCTGTTATGCCTACACTTCTTATTGGTGACTTAAACGAATGGCGAAAGGGAAAAGGCTCATCATTAAATTTTTTTTCCCCTTACTTTGATATCACACTTGACGGCGTGTCAAGTTTTCCATCTCGTTTTCCTTTTTTAGCTCTTGATAGAATTTTTGCTTTTCCTCATCAATTAGTAATAAACGTTGAAAGCCATTATTCACCTCTAGCGCGTATTGCTTCTGATCACTTACCCATTAAAGCGTATCTTAATCTTGCAAAAGCAATGGCCATTCTTAAACATAAAATGAATGAAAAAAACTAA
- a CDS encoding Bax inhibitor-1/YccA family protein codes for MADFKNLRSVSVSNTDASIDQGLRSYMLGVYNTMAIGLLITAVAAYAIASLVTTTDMNQAAAQINGSVYLTSFGVTFYMSPFSYVIMFAPLVAVLFLSFKINTLSTSVARSLFFAYATLVGLSLSSIILRYTPESIVQTFVITSAAFGSLSLYGYTTKSDLTAIGSFLFMGLIGLMLAVIVNVFLESSALQFTISVIGILVFAGLTAYNTQNIKLMYYEGDEDDTRGRKIIMGALNLYLDFINMFVFLLQFLGSNRD; via the coding sequence ATGGCTGATTTTAAAAATTTACGTTCGGTATCTGTTTCTAATACTGATGCATCAATTGATCAAGGGTTGCGCAGTTATATGCTGGGTGTCTATAATACAATGGCCATTGGTTTGCTTATTACAGCTGTTGCGGCTTATGCAATCGCATCATTGGTTACGACAACAGATATGAATCAAGCTGCAGCTCAGATCAATGGAAGTGTTTATTTAACATCATTTGGTGTGACATTTTATATGTCACCGTTTTCTTATGTTATTATGTTTGCACCGCTTGTAGCTGTATTATTTCTCAGTTTTAAAATTAATACGCTTAGTACCAGTGTTGCTCGAAGTCTCTTTTTTGCTTACGCTACTCTTGTAGGACTTTCACTATCGTCGATTATTCTACGCTATACGCCAGAAAGCATCGTGCAAACATTTGTTATTACTTCTGCTGCTTTTGGCTCTTTATCACTATATGGTTATACTACGAAAAGTGATCTTACGGCTATAGGTTCATTTTTATTTATGGGCTTAATTGGTTTAATGTTAGCCGTAATTGTGAATGTTTTTCTTGAGTCAAGTGCCTTGCAATTTACGATCTCTGTGATTGGTATTCTCGTTTTTGCCGGTTTAACAGCTTACAATACGCAAAATATAAAGTTGATGTATTATGAAGGAGATGAAGATGACACTCGCGGTCGTAAAATTATCATGGGCGCGTTGAATCTTTATCTTGATTTCATAAATATGTTTGTTTTTTTGTTGCAATTTCTTGGTTCGAATCGGGATTAA
- the lspA gene encoding signal peptidase II yields the protein MTRKSLLFLFFTLIFTAGLDQGIKYWVTHTIQLGVEIPILSFISLYHVHNSGIAFSFLSSYPHWGIIALTLIIIAFLLWLWKNTENDKFLSHFGIALIIGGAIGNLIDRILFHYVIDYILFHINDVFSFAIFNLADTFITLGAVAFLIEESLILAKKKRYPNNTSLE from the coding sequence ATGACACGCAAATCATTGCTCTTTCTTTTTTTCACCTTAATTTTTACAGCAGGACTTGATCAAGGAATCAAATATTGGGTTACGCATACCATACAATTAGGTGTAGAAATACCGATTCTTTCTTTTATTTCTCTCTATCATGTGCACAATTCTGGCATTGCATTTTCATTTCTTTCTTCCTATCCTCATTGGGGGATTATTGCTCTTACGCTTATTATTATTGCTTTTCTTTTATGGTTGTGGAAAAATACTGAAAATGATAAATTTTTATCGCATTTTGGTATTGCTCTTATTATTGGTGGAGCAATCGGTAATCTCATTGATCGTATTCTCTTTCATTATGTTATAGATTATATATTATTTCATATTAATGATGTTTTTTCTTTTGCTATTTTCAATCTTGCTGATACTTTTATCACGCTTGGTGCTGTTGCCTTTTTAATCGAAGAATCTCTTATATTAGCTAAAAAAAAACGTTATCCTAACAATACATCTCTTGAATAA
- a CDS encoding TrmH family RNA methyltransferase, translating to MCKQKTGKVKEITSLSNPIIKALKALNKKKNRNREGIFTAEGLKLIIDALNLGWTIQTLIISKSSLSNTIIENIAANTITKGGSVIKASQKVMEAITHRDNPQKVVGIFKQQWHSIETIIRRIDDVYIALDRVRDPGNLGTIIRTADAVGAKGIFLIGETTDPFSPETIRATMGSIFSVPLYRCNENTFLNWSTNFRGMIVGTHLKGSIDYRAIDFKNGPIILLMGNEQQGLSDALANHCNNLARIPQLGNADSLNLAVATAIMLYEIRRPYLTLESRKDKG from the coding sequence ATGTGTAAACAAAAAACCGGCAAAGTTAAAGAAATTACGTCCCTTAGCAACCCTATTATTAAGGCTCTTAAAGCGCTAAATAAAAAGAAGAACCGTAATCGAGAAGGTATTTTTACTGCAGAAGGATTAAAACTGATCATTGATGCTTTAAATCTTGGTTGGACAATTCAAACACTCATTATTTCTAAAAGCTCACTTAGTAATACCATCATTGAAAATATCGCTGCAAACACTATAACTAAAGGTGGTTCTGTAATTAAAGCCTCACAAAAGGTTATGGAAGCTATTACTCATCGTGATAACCCGCAAAAAGTTGTCGGTATTTTTAAACAACAATGGCACTCCATTGAAACAATCATAAGACGAATCGATGATGTCTATATCGCACTTGATCGTGTGCGTGATCCTGGAAACCTTGGAACCATCATCCGCACTGCTGATGCAGTAGGAGCAAAAGGAATTTTCTTGATTGGCGAAACAACAGATCCCTTTTCACCTGAAACAATACGTGCAACAATGGGATCTATATTTTCCGTACCACTTTACCGTTGTAACGAAAATACTTTTTTAAATTGGTCTACAAATTTTAGAGGTATGATTGTTGGCACACATCTTAAAGGATCTATCGATTATCGCGCAATTGATTTTAAAAATGGTCCCATTATACTCTTAATGGGAAATGAACAACAAGGTTTATCGGATGCCCTTGCAAATCACTGTAATAATCTGGCGCGTATTCCACAACTTGGAAATGCCGATTCACTTAATTTAGCAGTAGCAACAGCTATTATGCTCTATGAAATTCGCCGCCCTTATTTAACTCTTGAATCACGCAAGGATAAAGGATGA
- a CDS encoding class I SAM-dependent methyltransferase codes for MPAQCFQPHFSNVYLREKLPFILETGASADYALVDSGNGKKLERYGSYHIIRPESQALWQPALSQENWANVDAIFTGNRDEEGIGRWFFPKKPLGETWPLSWNGLSFLGRFTSFRHVGVFPEQDAHWRSLEEQIIKTNRSIKLLNLFGYTGIASLIGARSGAIVTHVDASKKAIVWAKANQKKAGLLDRPIRWICDDAVKFVERELRRQKSYDLILLDPPAYGRGPHNEIWQLFDHLPTMIKNCRKLLSNKPLAVVLTVYSIRASFYTFHTLMHDIFKNLGGTIESGELILREESAGRALSTSLFSRWIA; via the coding sequence ATGCCCGCACAATGTTTTCAACCACACTTTAGTAACGTATACTTACGAGAGAAATTACCTTTTATTCTAGAAACAGGTGCTAGTGCAGATTATGCTTTAGTTGATTCTGGTAATGGAAAAAAACTAGAGCGTTATGGTTCTTACCATATTATTCGGCCAGAAAGTCAAGCGCTATGGCAACCAGCCTTATCACAAGAAAATTGGGCTAATGTTGATGCAATTTTTACAGGTAATCGAGATGAAGAAGGTATTGGTCGTTGGTTTTTTCCTAAAAAACCACTTGGTGAAACATGGCCACTTTCTTGGAATGGTTTATCTTTTCTGGGACGTTTTACTTCTTTTCGCCATGTGGGTGTTTTTCCGGAACAAGATGCTCATTGGCGTTCACTAGAAGAACAAATTATTAAAACTAATCGTTCTATCAAATTGTTAAATCTTTTTGGCTATACAGGTATTGCATCTTTGATTGGTGCGCGTTCAGGTGCAATTGTTACCCATGTTGATGCTTCTAAAAAGGCTATCGTTTGGGCGAAAGCTAATCAAAAAAAAGCAGGATTATTAGATCGTCCCATTCGCTGGATATGCGACGATGCAGTAAAATTTGTTGAACGTGAACTACGCCGTCAAAAAAGTTATGATTTGATTCTCCTCGATCCCCCTGCTTATGGACGCGGACCTCATAACGAAATTTGGCAATTATTCGATCATCTACCAACGATGATCAAAAACTGCCGTAAACTTTTATCGAACAAACCACTTGCTGTCGTTCTCACAGTTTATTCTATTCGTGCTTCTTTTTATACATTTCATACCTTAATGCATGATATATTTAAAAATCTTGGTGGTACAATAGAGTCAGGAGAACTGATTTTGCGTGAAGAATCTGCTGGACGCGCTCTTTCTACTTCTCTTTTTAGCCGTTGGATTGCTTGA
- a CDS encoding LapA family protein encodes MIIKRILLAVILVPITAFLIGFIVANRQEVILTLNPLQKNSEYFTYQAPLFVWLFIFFCLGILLSSITNWFAQHKNRKTLKERKAEIEKLKVSIANKTNIMTF; translated from the coding sequence ATGATCATAAAACGTATCCTCTTAGCAGTAATTTTGGTGCCTATTACAGCCTTCTTAATTGGTTTCATCGTTGCTAATCGCCAAGAGGTTATATTAACACTTAATCCTCTTCAAAAAAATTCTGAATATTTTACTTATCAAGCTCCTCTTTTTGTTTGGCTTTTTATTTTTTTTTGTCTTGGTATTTTACTTAGCAGTATAACCAATTGGTTTGCACAACATAAAAACCGTAAAACCTTAAAAGAAAGGAAAGCTGAGATAGAGAAATTAAAAGTATCAATTGCCAATAAAACTAATATAATGACATTTTAA
- a CDS encoding integration host factor subunit beta → MVKSELVQIIARHNPHLMQRDAENVVNAIFEEISAALANGQRVELRGFGAFSTKTRSARNSRNPRTGETVMVEEKWVPFFKTGKDLRERLNT, encoded by the coding sequence TTGGTTAAATCAGAACTTGTACAAATTATTGCTCGTCATAATCCACATCTTATGCAACGTGATGCAGAAAATGTTGTGAATGCTATTTTTGAAGAAATTTCAGCAGCTCTTGCCAATGGTCAACGTGTTGAACTACGTGGTTTCGGTGCTTTTTCTACAAAAACACGTTCAGCTCGTAATAGTCGCAATCCACGAACAGGTGAAACTGTTATGGTTGAAGAGAAATGGGTTCCTTTTTTCAAAACAGGTAAAGATTTGCGTGAACGGCTTAATACTTAA
- the lptC gene encoding LPS export ABC transporter periplasmic protein LptC, with translation MIIALVFCWFTFFSIFVSFNKVLLNHEEEEIAQLTMLNPRLEGYTNFHKPYWIKAEKAFQELKSSGIIRLKNITAEVPTSKQGQIFLNAQEGVYDNINSHLKLDKPFTVTTKDGIIAQFIAANINLSKSQLNTDQPVNIQSAGLHLMANALQVCEKEQIIYFQRGVHIILDQKEK, from the coding sequence TTGATTATAGCATTAGTTTTTTGCTGGTTTACATTTTTTTCTATTTTTGTTTCTTTTAATAAGGTGCTTTTGAATCATGAAGAAGAGGAAATAGCACAATTAACAATGCTTAATCCAAGATTGGAGGGGTATACAAATTTTCATAAGCCTTATTGGATTAAGGCAGAAAAAGCTTTTCAAGAGCTTAAGTCTTCTGGGATTATTAGACTAAAAAATATTACAGCTGAAGTACCTACAAGCAAACAGGGGCAAATTTTTCTTAATGCACAAGAAGGGGTTTATGATAATATTAACAGTCATTTAAAATTGGATAAACCTTTTACGGTTACAACGAAAGATGGAATAATTGCACAATTTATAGCTGCGAATATTAATTTATCTAAGAGCCAATTAAATACAGATCAACCTGTAAATATTCAAAGCGCAGGTCTTCATCTTATGGCGAATGCTCTGCAAGTTTGTGAGAAAGAACAAATTATTTATTTTCAAAGGGGAGTACATATCATTCTTGATCAAAAAGAAAAATAG
- a CDS encoding LptA/OstA family protein, translated as MKSKKSCKEWISILVLSIVILGPVNGYATVTHFGIDGLNGKEPIEIHADSLEIRYKEGIAIFNGNVSVMQNERLLRTSKLVIYYNKAHLTDDINQLRTKSVFPGKIGSTDIKKIEALGEVYIKIATQTATGDKAIFDGQLSMIILTGNNVVLTDGNNVAKGCTLTANVKTGKASLEGCKISGKKNRVSIILESSSKNGR; from the coding sequence ATGAAGTCAAAAAAATCGTGTAAAGAATGGATAAGTATCTTAGTTTTAAGTATTGTGATATTGGGACCAGTTAATGGATATGCTACAGTAACTCATTTTGGAATCGATGGATTAAATGGAAAAGAGCCAATAGAAATTCATGCAGATTCTTTAGAAATACGTTACAAAGAAGGCATTGCTATTTTTAATGGTAATGTTTCGGTAATGCAGAACGAAAGACTTTTACGAACGTCAAAATTAGTTATTTATTACAATAAAGCACATCTAACAGATGATATAAATCAATTACGAACAAAATCAGTTTTTCCTGGAAAGATTGGTTCAACTGATATTAAAAAGATAGAAGCTTTAGGTGAGGTTTATATTAAAATAGCAACACAAACTGCTACGGGTGATAAAGCTATTTTTGATGGGCAATTGAGTATGATAATCTTAACAGGTAATAATGTTGTGTTAACCGATGGCAATAATGTAGCTAAAGGGTGCACATTAACAGCTAATGTGAAAACTGGAAAAGCTTCTCTTGAAGGATGTAAGATATCTGGAAAGAAAAATCGTGTTTCAATTATTTTAGAATCAAGCTCAAAGAATGGTCGTTAA
- the lptB gene encoding LPS export ABC transporter ATP-binding protein codes for MFGIKRKKQTIEHTLKSEALKETSNRTLVAHNLIKVYRGKQVVNCVSFNICAGETVGILGPNGAGKTTCFYMVTGLIKSDGGLIGIDGFDITHLPMYRRARLGIGYLPQEASIFRGLSVENNIKAVLEVTQKDHFKRFEELDVLLHEFKIDHLRKMPALSLSGGERRRLEIARALASRPNFMLLDEPFAGIDPIAISDIKQLVRHLTQRGIGVLITDHNVRETLELVDRAYIIHAGKVLVHGCPDDIINNADVRKIYLGNQFSL; via the coding sequence ATGTTTGGAATCAAAAGAAAAAAACAGACAATTGAACACACTCTTAAAAGTGAGGCTTTAAAAGAAACCTCAAATAGAACTTTAGTTGCTCATAATTTAATTAAAGTTTATCGGGGAAAACAAGTTGTTAATTGTGTTTCTTTTAATATTTGTGCTGGAGAGACAGTCGGTATTTTAGGCCCTAATGGTGCTGGTAAAACGACCTGCTTTTATATGGTTACAGGTTTAATCAAATCTGATGGTGGTTTAATCGGGATTGATGGGTTTGATATTACGCATCTACCAATGTATCGACGTGCTCGTTTGGGGATTGGATATTTACCGCAAGAAGCCTCAATTTTTCGTGGTCTTTCAGTAGAAAATAATATTAAAGCTGTTTTGGAAGTAACTCAAAAAGATCACTTTAAACGTTTTGAAGAATTGGATGTGCTTTTACATGAATTCAAAATTGATCATTTACGTAAAATGCCGGCTCTTTCTTTATCAGGAGGTGAGCGAAGACGTCTTGAAATTGCACGGGCTTTAGCCTCTCGCCCCAATTTTATGTTGCTTGATGAACCATTTGCAGGAATTGATCCCATCGCTATTTCTGATATTAAACAACTTGTTCGTCATTTAACTCAACGTGGTATCGGCGTTTTGATAACGGATCATAATGTACGAGAAACGTTGGAGCTTGTTGATCGTGCTTATATTATTCACGCAGGAAAAGTGTTAGTTCATGGTTGTCCGGATGACATTATCAATAATGCTGATGTCCGTAAAATTTATTTAGGAAATCAGTTTTCTCTCTAG